The following is a genomic window from Petrotoga sp. 9PW.55.5.1.
ATTGCAACGGGAGCAAAATTCAGTATACCCTTTACCCCTGCATCTATAAGTATTTTTGCGACCTCTTGAGCAACGTTTGAGGGTACTGTTAGGATAGCTATCTCAAAATTTATATCAATATCTTTTCTTTTTAACTCTCTAATATGTTTTATCGTAACTCCTGGTAATAAGGAAGAATTAATTTTTCTTTTATCAATATCGTATGCTGCTACTATTCTGAATTTATTCTTTTCTAATTCAGGGTAATGAGAAATCGCTGTTCCTAAATTCCCGACTCCAACGATAGCAACATTCCAAAATCTTTCTGTTCCAAGAATTCTCTGGATTCTAAAAAATAATTGCTCTACATCGTACCCTACTCCTCTTTTCCCAAACTCACCAAAGTACGATAGGTCTTTTCTGACTTGTGAGGCTTTAATATTAAGACCTTCCGCTATCTCCTTAGAAGAAGTTTTTTTAACTCCCTCATCTAACAAACTTTCCAAAAAACGGTTATACATAGCTATTCTTTTAATTGTAGGTTTTGGGATTTTATTTGATTTCATTTTTTAAAGAAAGATTCACTAAAAAAATAGTGAAATCTTTCTCCACCTCCTGTTCTTAGTTTTTGATTACAATATTTATTATTTTTCTTGGCACATAAATTACTTTTGCTATTTTATTTCCAGAAGTGTATTTTCGAATTTTATCGTCACTTAACGCGATTTTTTCTATTTCATCTTTATTCATGTTTATGTCTATTGTTATTTGGGATCTCAACTTTCCGTTGACCTGAACAGCCAATGTAATTTCTTCTGCTTTCAAGGCATTTTTGTCAATTTCTGGCCAATCAGATTCAACTATTAAACTTTCTTTACCCAATATCTTCCATAATTCTTCACTTATATGAGGAGCAATAGGTGAAAGCATCAATAAGAAATTTTCAGAAAATTCTCTTAAAAGGTTTTTATTCCATTTTGTTTCAGGCATATTGTTTAGATAATCACTGAAATCGTTCAATAGTTCCATGAGCGAACTTACAGCTGTATTAAACTGGAAGTTTCCTTCAATATCGTTGGTTATTTTTGCTATTGTTTGGTGTAGCTTTCTCCTTAAATCTTTCTCTTGTTTTTCTTCTAAATTATAATCATTAACCAATTCATAAGAAGAAATTTTATCTATAATTCTCATATAATTATTCCAAACTTTATTTAAGAATCTATAAGCTCCCTCTATACCAGAATCGTTCCATTCTGCATCCCGTTCAGGTGGTGCCATAAACAAAATATAAGTTCTTAAAGAATCAGTTCCATATTTTTTGATCATTTCGTCAGGAGAAACTACGTTACCCTTTGATTTAGACATCTTTGCGCCATTTCTGTAAATCATGCCTTGTGTAAATAAGTTTTTGAAAGGTTCGTCAAAATCAATTTCTCCCAAGTCTTTTAAGACTTTTGTTATAAACCTTGAATACAAAAGATGAAGAATCGCGTGTTCTACTCCACCAATGTATTGATCAACTGGCAACCATCTGTTTACATCTTTTTTTTCAAATGGTTTTTCTTCCAATTTTGCATTTATATATCTCAAATAATACCAAGAACTATCGACAAAGGTGTCCATTGTGTCTACTTCCCTTGTGGCTTTAGCTCCGCATTTTGGACAATTAACTTCTTTAAAATAAGGATGGTCTATTAGAGGACTTTTCCCGGTAGGTTCAAATTTTACATCCCTTGGTAATTTTACAGGAAGGTCTTCTTCTGGGACTGGAACAGTCCCACAATTTTCACAATAGATTATGGGAATCGGTGCTCCCCAATATCTTTGTCTAGAAATTAACCAATCTCTTAATTTATACTGAGTAACAACTTTTCCAATATTGTTTATTTCTAACCATGAGGATATTTTCTCTATTGCCTCTTTATTATCCAATCCAGTAAATTCGCCAGAATTGACAAGTTTTCCTTCTCCTGTGTAAGCTTCTTTTAGTGTTTCTTCAGTTGAAGTATCTTCTGAAGAATTTATAACAACCCTTATGGGAAGGTTATACTTAACAGCAAATTCATAATCACGCTGATCATGGGCAGGGACCGCCATTATTGCACCAGTACCGTATTCATATAATATATAATTCGCAACGTATATAGGTATTTTTTCATTATTTACTGGATTTATTGCATAATTTCCTGTAAACACACCTTCTTTTTCAGTACCTTCAGCAGCTCTTTTAAAACGATCTTGTAAACTAACTTTTCTTAAAAACTCTTCAACTTTTTCATGGTTTTCTGGGGTGGTTAATTCTTCTACCAATGGGGATTCTGGCGCAAGAGCCATAAATGTTACTCCCCATAATGTATCAGGTCTAGTAGTAAAAACTTTTAAAGTTTTATCATTACCATCGATTTTAAATTCAACTTCAGCTCCTGTACTTTTACCTATCCAATTTTTTTGCATAGTTTTAACATTTTCAGGCCAGCCAGTTAGTTTTTCGATATCGTTTAATAATTTTTCTGCATAATCAGTTATTTTTAAGTACCATTGTTCTAAATGTCGAATTTCAACCGTTGTTCCACATCTTTCGCATTTACCGTTAACAACTTGCTCGTTGGCAAGAACTGTCATACAATTTGGGCACCAGTTCACTGGTGCTTTCTTTTTGTAAGCTAACCCATTTTTATATAATTGTATAAACAACCATTGAGTCCATTTATAATAATCTTCTTTGCATGTAATTACTTCTCTATCCCAATCATAACTTATTCCTAATCGCTTAATCTGTTCTCTAATAATATTAATATTTTGCATGGTCCAATCCTCAGGATGAATGTTGCCTTTTTCTATTGCGGCGTTTTCTGCAGGAAGTCCAAATGCATCAAAACCAAACGGATGCATAACGTTGAACCCTCTCATCCTTTTGTATCTGGCTAAAACATCTCCTATAACATAATTTTTCACATGTCCAACATGTAATGTTCCTGAAGGATATGGAAACATCACCAAATCGTAGAATTTTCTTTCATAATTATCAATTGAAGCTTTAAATACATCTTTTTCTTCCCAAATTTTCTGCCACTTTTTTTCGATATCTTGAGGATTATAATTAGTTGTCACTTTTTGTCATTCCTCCATTGTCTTATATTTTCTTTTGTTAATTATAACACAAACTTTTATTTTCCACTGACTGTTGGAATATATAGGTTTAAATCAATCATAATATTAGAAATTTCTTTATTGGGATGCTTAATAAGTCTATACTGTCCGGGTTCTTTTATAAGAAAAAAGACATTTTCTGGAACCCCGCTTTTAAAAGAAGAATTAAAAGGAACTATATAGGTATATTGAGTTTCAATTGATGGTTCTTTAAAGAAATAGAATTTATAAGGGTTTAGACCTGGTTTTAAATTTCCTTGAAAAACATATCTTCCTTCTGAATTTCTAAAGGCAACCCAAACATCAGAAGATCCTATAATGTATATTTGCATATAACCAGTATCTGAAGGATTATCTAGATTAGTTATAATTAAATCTAAATCTTTCAAATGTTTTTCTAAAAAGTTATTTGAAACAATAAATTTTTCTACTAGTCCATTTGGTTCAAAATATTCACTCATAACTGAAACTTCTTTTTCTATACCAGTCATCCTATCTTCAATTTTAGAATTTAATCTATTGAATTGACTTTGCATATTATTTCTATGTTCAATAATCTTTATCTCGGTAGCTATGGACAAGGCAATAGCCACTAAACTGATTACTAAAACGGTAACTTTAAATTTCATATCTGCCTCCAAATATATCTAGTATCTTTTCATACTCTTCTGTTTTTTTCTCAAGTACTTTTTTTATTTTTTGAATAGTATTGTCAACTTTCTTTGTTGTTGTTTTTAGTTGTTTACTTATTTCTTTGTAAGTATAACCTTTTAACCATAATTCTACAATCTCTGTTTCATGTTTTTCAAGTTCTTCAAGGCTTTTAGAGATAAAGTATTCTTTAAGATAATCTCTTTTATCTGGGTTAACACTTTGTATATAATAATCTGCGTTTTCTGTAAAATTTTCATCAGTACTTTCCATACTCAAAGCTTCTGTAAGCACCTTATGTTTATTACGATTCAAATAAGTTATAAAAGATTTCACTTCTGATGAGATATTCATATATGCAAAACTAGAGAACTTTGTATTGGCATCCTTCTTGAAATTATATACCGCTTGAATTAAACCAACCAAACCTATTTGTAAAAAATCTTCGAATTCTAACCAAGTACCATAATATTTTGACACTATAGACTTCACCATAGGTTCAAATTTTTCTAATATTATGCCAAGGGCTTGGTTATCTCCTATTTGTGAAAGTTCGATAAGTCTATTTAAATTCAAGGCTCTAAGCTTGTAGATATGCCTACTCATATAATTCCTCACATTTTGGATGTAAGTTGTTTCATTTTGAACAAAGTAATATTTTTCGCAATGAGATTACTTTCTATTATACTATAAAGTTGTTATAAACAAAAAAGGGCGCAATGCGCCCTTTTTGTTATTTTCAAAAACAACTAAAATCC
Proteins encoded in this region:
- a CDS encoding redox-sensing transcriptional repressor Rex — encoded protein: MKSNKIPKPTIKRIAMYNRFLESLLDEGVKKTSSKEIAEGLNIKASQVRKDLSYFGEFGKRGVGYDVEQLFFRIQRILGTERFWNVAIVGVGNLGTAISHYPELEKNKFRIVAAYDIDKRKINSSLLPGVTIKHIRELKRKDIDINFEIAILTVPSNVAQEVAKILIDAGVKGILNFAPVAINEDHRVTIENVDFVVSLKTLTYEIITRLS
- the leuS gene encoding leucine--tRNA ligase, producing the protein MTTNYNPQDIEKKWQKIWEEKDVFKASIDNYERKFYDLVMFPYPSGTLHVGHVKNYVIGDVLARYKRMRGFNVMHPFGFDAFGLPAENAAIEKGNIHPEDWTMQNINIIREQIKRLGISYDWDREVITCKEDYYKWTQWLFIQLYKNGLAYKKKAPVNWCPNCMTVLANEQVVNGKCERCGTTVEIRHLEQWYLKITDYAEKLLNDIEKLTGWPENVKTMQKNWIGKSTGAEVEFKIDGNDKTLKVFTTRPDTLWGVTFMALAPESPLVEELTTPENHEKVEEFLRKVSLQDRFKRAAEGTEKEGVFTGNYAINPVNNEKIPIYVANYILYEYGTGAIMAVPAHDQRDYEFAVKYNLPIRVVINSSEDTSTEETLKEAYTGEGKLVNSGEFTGLDNKEAIEKISSWLEINNIGKVVTQYKLRDWLISRQRYWGAPIPIIYCENCGTVPVPEEDLPVKLPRDVKFEPTGKSPLIDHPYFKEVNCPKCGAKATREVDTMDTFVDSSWYYLRYINAKLEEKPFEKKDVNRWLPVDQYIGGVEHAILHLLYSRFITKVLKDLGEIDFDEPFKNLFTQGMIYRNGAKMSKSKGNVVSPDEMIKKYGTDSLRTYILFMAPPERDAEWNDSGIEGAYRFLNKVWNNYMRIIDKISSYELVNDYNLEEKQEKDLRRKLHQTIAKITNDIEGNFQFNTAVSSLMELLNDFSDYLNNMPETKWNKNLLREFSENFLLMLSPIAPHISEELWKILGKESLIVESDWPEIDKNALKAEEITLAVQVNGKLRSQITIDINMNKDEIEKIALSDDKIRKYTSGNKIAKVIYVPRKIINIVIKN
- a CDS encoding sigma-70 family RNA polymerase sigma factor; its protein translation is MSRHIYKLRALNLNRLIELSQIGDNQALGIILEKFEPMVKSIVSKYYGTWLEFEDFLQIGLVGLIQAVYNFKKDANTKFSSFAYMNISSEVKSFITYLNRNKHKVLTEALSMESTDENFTENADYYIQSVNPDKRDYLKEYFISKSLEELEKHETEIVELWLKGYTYKEISKQLKTTTKKVDNTIQKIKKVLEKKTEEYEKILDIFGGRYEI